The Helianthus annuus cultivar XRQ/B chromosome 15, HanXRQr2.0-SUNRISE, whole genome shotgun sequence genomic sequence TTTGATGTTGCTTCTAAGAAACTTTTTTTCTTTATGATGACCAGGGACATTTAGATATTGACCTGAATGATGTCGGAAGACAGCAAGCAGTTGCAGTAAGTTACATCTGTAATCTTCTAAAAGACAATTTGCTAGGTTTAGTTGGTATTGGTAATGAATGTACATAGGTTTAGGTACTCTTTAAAGCACATATAGTTTTAGCATGTACAATTAATGCGGTTTTGTGAAAGGGTGTGTTGGAATCAACTGGATCGAAAACGCAGCAACACAACGATTTTGTGAGAACTCCTCACAActcttttatatattaataaagaACAAAGCAAAACATCCAAGTAATTAAATAACCTAacccatctatttatactaaactaattaTTTGCTAAACAAGCTATCTTAAACCAATACCAACTCTAATACTTGTTAACCAATTAACAAGATAAACCTATTAATTCAAACTAATAATATCTTTAAACAACTAactaatatttattattttcttcTCTTTATCGGCTCACACAACTTTATCTTTTCTTTAAGTTTATCGCATCCCATAATTTTAGCCGAATCATTAGGATTAACTCTTCAGGGTGTAATTAAGGGTAGAATGATAAAACTTGGTAAACTATTTTGCAAGCGGACACTTGTTTGTGACAAACTAAAATAGAAATGTGGACGGTTAAAATTTGCAACGGATGAAGTACTTTTTATCGACAAAATACTTGAAATTATCTTTCCTGTTATAAAATTCAGCAACTGTGTAGTAACCCGTAAATGTGCAATCTTGTTGTAGGTGGCTGAAAGACTATCAAGAGAGTCTAAAATTTCTGCCGTATATTCATCTGACCTGAAAAGAGCTCTTGAAACTGCTGAGACAATTGCAAGTAGATGTGGAGGGCTTCAGGTATCATTCCAATAACCACTTATAATTTCTTCACATATATGATCCATTAGACTAATAGGACTATAGGAGGCATTAGAGGGCTACTGGTGTCTGGTAAGTTGGATTTTCTAATTTTGAAACCTCCTTTTTTTCTTGATATACATTTTTATTCATTTTCACTCCTAAATAAGAAAAGATATGGAGATATGGAAAAGAGAGACGGGAATAGAGAAAACAAAAAGAATCTATCTTTTTTGTTTTGTGATCCCCGAAGATAGAGACaatagaaaatatttttttttttgttgaaattcTGGCATTCCCATGAAATCAAGGCAAATGACATACGACATAACCACAAAAGCATGTACCATTGTAATATATTAGTAAAAAGAAACCATAGAAGATAGTGCAATTGACTAGCATGGTAGGATGGTATATGCTTCACATTTAGCATGTGATTGTTAGGATCAAGCACACACAAACATGAATATGAAACCGCAAAAGCAAAATAAACGAACACGTTGTTCGGTCTAAactgacctacgtccacgggtgcaaggtttaaaaaaacggaaacgagtttcaAGGCGTTTTctcttcgcctcacgaggcgtaagcctcgaggtGAAACGAGTTTCAAGCCCCTCTGACAACGGTGATGTCATCTCTAAAATTTGTTGGtgaatttttttttgtagaatAGAGAATCTATCACTGTTTAGATGAATACCTAATTACTAGCAAAAATATCGCCACCAGGAATTgctgactgagaattaaatggtGCATTTGATATTAAAGTTGTAGCATcgttttttaactttttaatcAGGATACCCGCTTTGCCATCTTCCTATATGTTGTCAGGTAATTCAAGATCCCAACCTTAGAGAGAGACATTTAGGTGATCTTCAAGGTCTTGTATACAGTGACGCACCCAAAATGAAAACCAAGGCATATGAAGCTCTTCAGTCTCATGGAAATGACGTTGAAATTCCTGTAAGCAGAGACTCTCTGCGTCTTTACTATGAAACCGGTTATAACATATCTTGGTAAATATAGTGAGACTTAGAGGTGGTAAAATATACATGTGGGTCAGAACATTCTTTTTTGGTACTGGTCAAAACAGCTGGCCTGGGAACACTTTTATGCTTCTTTTTCTTGAGTTCTAAGTAATCAATGTATAAATATGATTAcaaaactattttataaaaatacaaatctttttcttttataaaataaggCGATTTAAGAGGTTGTAAGCATTTAAACACTTCGGATCACTCTAGACGCGTCCCATTTTCTAAGCATGTTTTTAAAGATTACCTATTTTGACTCATTAAAGGTACAATATTGGTGCATAAAACGGGTTTTTATAGAACCGAAACCGGGTCTGGTTTTGGTCAACAAAGTTAACAACCGGTTCTGGGtaggaaccggttccgggtatgtTCTGGTTTTTTTTACCGGGTTTTGACTAGTTTGGCCAGGGTTTTTTCGGGTTTTggtatgtttgggtttttttacCTGGTTTTGACTAGTTTGGCCAGGGTTTTTTCGGGTTTTGGCTGGTTCGGGTCCGGGTTTTGACCGGGCAGAGGTGGAACCGGTTCTGGTGGTTCTGGTTCGGTTTCTTTTTCTTCGGCCGGGTCTGGAACTGGTCTGTATCCGCGGTTCGGGTAGGGtaggaaccggttccgggttcgggttttatGCCTCTCTCCAATGTAACCCGAATCAACCCATTTCTTGGTAAACGGGTTGAAGTTATCCCTTCCACTGAAAGTAATAGTTCAATGTCTGGTCAGTAAGTTTCTGGTTCGGTCATGTTTATTAACAGTTGGTTTTATAAATAGTTAACACATTCCATTATATCTGGAATGACTTTATAACAAACGAAATCTACCGATTTCAATACTTGGTGTGTTTTTTCTTGTtcacaaagaaaagaaaaaaagatcATTCACCGGTTTATTGTTTATATAGGGTGGTGGTGAAAGCCTGAATCAACTCTATAAACGTTGTACAAATTCATTGCAAGCGATTGGCAGTAAACACCGAGGTAAAAAATTTTCTTACCATCCTTTTTAGTTTTCACTTACATTAATGATTGTTGAGACGACAGGGGAGCGGGTTGTGGTGGTCACTCATGGCGGTGTGATCAGAGCACTTCACGAGCGGGCTTCTTTAGGTACAGGACGCCGAGCTGGAAGGATACTGAATGTTTCAGTCAATGTATTACACTTATCGGATCCCGACAAATGGGTCATCAAATCATGGGGGGATGTCAGTCATCTGAATGGAGCCGGGTACTTAGACTCGGGTTTTGGTGGCGATCGAACTTCCGGTTAGGCTTTTTCGTACATGTCCATTTCTTAACTTGCTAGATGCATTTAATAACCAACATGTCAAGTCTTTGATGGGCTGAGTTGTTTCTAATCCCATTAATTGGGCAATAGCGATTTGGTGGAGAGATATTATGTTTAAATTGTTGGCCCACATTGCACATGGTTGCAAATGAAGATAATCTGGATTATTATTGGACTTTGAAGGGTGTTAGAATCAATTATTAATGACACAGCTATAAGTTCACAATTAATTGTGAGAAACTAATATTTGATTATAGTCTTCTTGCCTAATCTGTGAATATATTTAACTTGTCATTTATAGATATagttgaaaatgataaaaagttcCCCTAAAGAGAAATTTGATTAATCATCTGAACTAGGCGTATGGCGCTTTAATAGGGGGCCTATTACTGTTTTATATGGAAGTATGAAAGGGCGGACCTATGAGAGCCCTAGGTGTGCGGgcccgcaccccttgaaaaaaaaagttGTGTATTTTTTAGAcaaaaacccgaccgcaccccttgaaaatatgctTGAACTACTCATCCGTGCTCCCAACAAATAATTCATGGGTACGCCACTGGAAATATTTGATTAATCATTTGAAATAGACGTATGGCATTTTAATAGGGGCCTATTACAACTAATTATGAGAAATTAATATTTGATTATATAGTCTTTTCAGTCATCTAAAATAGATGTATACGGGGTTGGGTTCAATTGGCAAAGCTATTGGAATTAATATGTTGCTTCCTTGAGGTCAAGCGTTTGAGCCCTGTTATAGACGGATTTGGTGCGAGtatagccgttcaaaaaaaatgattaagttatgaagagttaattacacagatagTCCTTATGGTTTATTGAAAATAACACATTTGAGTACTAACTTTTTTGGAGTAAATTGCAAGTTTTAACCTTTATGTTTATACCAAATTTTAAacggtgtcctttatctttaaaattgaagAGTTTTGTACACAATATATTCTAAAATCTTACATGGTTTGTCCTTTAGTCCTAATCTGGTTAATTTTAATTGTTAAGTGAAGGGCAAATTGGTCTTTATACTTATCTATTTAAAAAAtcattttaataatttaaataataacaaaatgaaTTAATTTATGAgcaaattactttttgagtccctgtgttttagtggttttaaccacttgagtctaaaataaaaagttttacgcACTGAGTCCCTAACTActcattttataacattttgagtCCAACTTTTTACACTTgtacttttgattttggactcaagtggttaaaaccactaaaacacggGTACTCAAAACGTTTACAAAATGAATggttagggactcagggcgttaaactttttgattttggactcaagtggtcaaaaccattaaaacacaaggactcaaaaagtaatttactcttaatttaaaaacacacataCAAACGCTCTCTTCTTTCTCTCTATATACTCTTTATCTCTTTGTCTCTCTATCTAGGGCAAACTTCCACACATAATCAAAATGGCTTTCCAAACTTTCCTTTTATCTGTCTTCATAAAAGAAACCCTAGAAATTTCATACCATTAGCAAAGCCAAAAGTTCAAACAAACCAATTGGAATCCAAGCTGAAATCACATGAAAAGGCTTGGAACTAGATGTGTCTAAATTGCTGAATCAAAGATATGTGAATCGAGAACAGAAGATACGGCTTTTCATGGGGGATTAGAACACCTAATGGGTGAGTACTAGAGAGTCGTTCATCGATGTAAAGGTTAGTAACATTAACAAACCGACTAGCGATGAGGTTAACTGttagtgcatacgtctgtcgacatagtcttgtatcgagtcttgtaatagaaatgttagatcagggcacgttatacgagaaaatagggtttgtgtgtgaatagttgatttcgcacgaaatagcaagaagctatttcgtacgaaatagcaatcaagtcatttcgcacgaaatgccTTTTgcttatttcgtgcgaaatcacactcctataaatacccttggtgcgaattcatttgtaacgttcatgattccggtaccgaagtgctgctgaCGTGTCGTTTGAACTGTAAtcgtgtcaaatcaataaaacaagacaattaagagtgaatcaagctgttaCAAAGtctaatcaatgaattccgcctctgattagaccgagaactcttctgatcgactcgtattggtcgcaaaacgatcctacaagtagtatcagagctcaggaggaagagttcttaccaaaaCAGCCAtaatttctgacttctacaccttcttttcaaaattaacggagtttttacggttaaaatggattgaatttttcacattataagcgaaacagtgttttaatgaatccttgaaagaattagacCTTAAATCGGCTTAAAACTTGGTCAATTTAACAAAAATCAGATCGATCATGATGACGTCAGCTGTATTTCGCGCGAAATAGACTATTTCGTGTGAATTTATCatatcatttcgcacgaaatcaaagCTTTGAAatctcatttcgtacgaaatcactcATTTCGCATccttatttcgcacgaaatcacccatttcgtacgaaatcacccatttcgtacgaaatcacccatttcgtacgaaatcacccatttcgtacgaaatcatcctcatttcgcacgaaatcacctatttcgtacgaaatcacctatttcgtacgaaatcatcactgtatttcgcacgaaatcaagtTCTTGAaactcatttcgtacgaaatcaatcCCCTGGACATTATTTCGCACGAaagttgatttcgtttgaaaatctTCATTTCGCACCAAACTGATTTCGTATCAGTGTgctatttcgtttgaaatctcatttcgtgtgaaatttcaTTGTTGTTTGAACTTTGTGTATTTGTGATACAGGTTAttgaatcatggaagaagaattttacaatgcgtttgctacaccAGTTGCTCCTGTTACAGCTGCCGAAACTGTTTacaatgagaatgagacgggaactTATCAAAAACCACCGAAGCttatgtacattgaagattttagAGGATGGCAaaatcggtttgaaaactgggtgcaagcttacAAGTTTGACGCATGGTGTTCGTTAGAGGTAGATTACGAGAAACCGAAAAATGAACGTGGGCTTGAAAAGGCTTTTAGTGACTATTCAGATAGTGAAAAATTGAAATAtacaagtgagaaaatgatgattagtattCTCcaacaagcagttaaagaagatatctttgtcTTGCTCCAACATGAGggtactgctagatcaatttggacagcattgattaacaagtttaagggaagtgctgatatgataaagaacaaaaaagctctactaaagaaatcatttgacatgtttgtagcttttgaaaatgaaacaacaaaaatgaccattgatagatattgtcatctggtcttggaaatgggaagattggacatAAAGAAAGACgacgatgaatgggttgataagctagctGATGTGTTACCTTAGAAtaaatggggaacatatttgttGATCTTAAAACACATGAGAAAATCTGAAAGTATGAACTTGGCgaagtttattcagaaaattgaagagcatgaattggatattcagaaagctgcaatcatgaataatccaaatgctcaacaagatgtcagtTTATACTACTGAGGAAACAAATTTGAAGTTACTCCAAGTCCAAAGATTCAGACTGGTTTCAGTGCTGATAGTTCGTCTGGAACAAAGAGTAGTACtgttgttggttcagttctgtttaaacataatggaaaacatgaaaacatacctgtcaccgtagacagtgcagtggagaatccagtgagagaagacgacatggagttcgacatctttgtcaaggtgatctggttcctccttagggtgctgactgatgatggtgactgattaaaccgaaaagggtatcggctaTGGAGATGGAGGTCGAATGTGATGTTATGCTTTATGGGGTATGTCTAATGGTGTAACtgtctaaccccttaacctccacatgagtctccttatataagcacccaggaggaaacctaattagttaataagggtaatatggtccatcaacaattaccaattaattatttaataggttattatatattttgatctatataatgtaaatgattataatggctatagattaaatattaatacataatatatttaatcttacattctcccacttagccgagtaatcatttactatgagtattagataagcctgatcaggagttaacactcattttagccttaaacaagtactatagcagataaatacagccgttgaatcattatgcgactcaggacccccattaatcatactatagccttaatttaaaacctaatcgttatgatcaaaatacgcataagccctttgtttgatttgtaactttatttgtctatatgccattataccggttgaacatattctaagagacatacaaaatcaaactgaggaaatttcattaacataaaacataagctagtacaatatgcttaaataaggtctttactaaatcccatattccgaacatgttcttcataaaccttaggagggagacctttagtcattggatccgcaagcatatctttagtactaatatactcgatacaaagattattttcctcaactcgttcacatacgaacagatattttgtatcgagatataaaccagctccagtcgaactgttactgttcgagaaactaacggcagctgaattatcacagtaaagcttcaatggtctagaaatggaattaacgattttgagtccagtgatcagatttctaagcaacattccatgacaagttgcgttataaacaacaatgtactctgccatcattgtggaagttgtggtcaactgttgtttatgactcttccatgagatagggtcgcctgctaacataaagatatagcccgaagtggatttcttgtcatctttgcatttggcaaagtcagaatcagaatagcccaccacttctaaatgatcacttcttctataagtcagtttatagtctttcgtcccttgcagatatctaaggaccttctttgctgctttccagtgatctaggccaggattagtctgatagcggcctagcattccagcaatataagcgttatctgggcgagtacagacttgagcatacatcaggctcctgactactgacgcataaggtatctggctcatttgctccttctcaacctctgttgtcggacactggaatgaactgaaaacatctcctttaactactggagcgacggagggtttgcactgttgcatgttgtaacgtgtaaggacacgatctatgtaagccctttgggacaatcctaagatccctttgtgtctatctcggtgaatttcgatgccaatgacgtaagaagcatctccgagatccttcatgtcgaagttatgcgagagtaaccgcttcgactcatgcaacatgtctaaactattacttgccaatagaatatcatctacgtaaaggacaagtatagtaaagttgctcccactcatcttcaggtaggtgcattgatccacttgattcttcataaaaccttgtctcttcatgacttcatcaaacttgaggtaccactgacgtgatgcttgttttaacccgtaaatggatttcttcaacttacagactagatgctcccgaccttcaggtttaaagccttcaagttgtttcatgtaaacatcttcgtctaagtctccgttaaggaaagcggttttaacgtccatctgatgcagctctaaatcgaaatgagctactagggccacgacgatccttaatgaatctttacgagagacaggtgaaaacgtctcttgataatcaattccctctttctgagtgtagccctttgcaaccaatcttgctttgtagcgttcaacgttcccattcggatccagttttgttttgaacacccatttgcgtcctacgggtttgactctgttgggtaattctaccaaatcccaaacgtcatttttcttcatggattcaagcccATCAATCATTGTTTTATTTCATTCaaaagactgatcactgctaatggcttcattgtaagagataggatcattgagctttccgagatccatttcagtcaggtaggtaacataatcatcccaattagtaggccttctttgcctggatgacctcctgagtggattatcgggttcagcgttgtcttggttatgagcatttgatgtgccttcgtcatgaggtataataggttctgattgtagaggtgaatttggagttggtgcagtagcttcaggtgcagtagttgcattgggtacaagaggagtaatcggagtaatggtaagcgacgaatctccccccccccgcgtcttgtacttcttgcaattcttcataagggttggtactgctcccactgaccttgaaatcctccaggaacgcagcacgcttggtttcaacaatacgggtgacatgggaaggacaatagaaacgataacccttagaattatcaggatacccgataaagaaaaaggtaactgttttagggtcaagtttccttaggaaaggattgtaaagttttgcttcagcaatgtagccccatactttcatatatttaagactcggtttccttcctgtccatagttcataaggagttttagggacagacttagaaggaactctattgagtatatgaacagctgcttttaacgcttcagtccagagaaataatggtaaattagtgttggctaacatactgcgcaccatgttcataagggtacggtttcttctttcaacgacaccgttctgctgaggtgtaccaggcatggtgtattggttcacaatcccctggcccttacaaaactcataaaatggaccaggagcttgacccacatcagtatgtcttccataatattcaccgcctctatctgatctcacaacctTAATCTGatgatctaattgcttttcaacttcagccttataatctttaaaagttgttagagattcagatttctccttaataagatacaagtacatgtaacgagaataatcgtcAATGAacgtgataaatgaagtatgtcctgttatgccagcgatttggtagggaccactaatgtcagtgtgaatgagttctaataaattagagctccttgtggcacctttcttattcgctaatgtcattttacctttaagacatttgacacatgttccaaaatcagagaaatcgagaggaggtaagacttcatcctttatgAGACGATTTAATtgttcttttgaaatgtggcctaaacgctgatgccacaacatggatgaagtctctaagtctcgtttctcttccatctttgtgagtgattcgttaatgttatatgacaacaaagatttggaaaagccatcatctagttctaatctatagagaccaccatccagaataccagtaccataaagaacaaaATCATaaaggatagagagtttgcgatgaccatgggaaacaataaaaccgtccatgtctaactttggtcctgatacaaggttccgagttacctcaggaacatataaggtatcataaagtttaatacataaaccagttttcataactaattgtaatgttccaatggccttcacttctaattctcgatcatccccaaccttaagcgttctttggtttctttccagcttccggattgaaaggaatccctgagttgaattggtaacatgaaccatagaaccagaatcaaaccaccaagaattagcaggaacacttaaattataggactcaagtatcataaaataatcgttacctttcttagccacccactccttaaagtcagggcattccttctgcatgtgtcctgtctttttacagaatttgcagcggatactgcctaaggagttcttagagctggaaggtgtacttgtattaggattaggcctttggacttttgaagcatccttcctctgatgattgttcttccttttcttagagttagaggtggtgaagttagcaacatcggtagtgcgatccatcctcatacgctcttcctcctgtatgcacatggcgaccagctcactcatcgtccatttgtccttctgagtgttgtaattgatcttgaatgcttcaaaggacgaaggaagcgaagtaatgataaaatgaacaaggaaaccatcactgatttccatttccagccccttcagcttattggccatgtcattcatcatcatgatgtgctcgcaaatgccgctcctcccatcatacttagtcgtcaccagcttgagaataagagtactagTGTGTTCTTTAGACGTCCCattgaactgcgcctccacatgttccaagtaggttttagcatcgtcagaatcaggaatagctcccctgattgcattgcttatggattgcttcataaacatgagagacacgCGGTTACatctagtccacttttcatgagttaactgctcagcagcagtactttgagtggtaaggtccgctgccTTATTCTCTCTTAGATCATAATCAAAATCTAGCAATCCAagtgtaagcatgagagcatccttccatgcagcaaagttatcaccagtcaaaggtggaatcccgcaattgggcgctgatagtggaaataagatgagcaagttatgatactaaggaagaagtcctaatgtgatctaagggcacgttaaactaaggcaggcataaataatgacaaTTTTACATTATAAAGCTGTGATATTGTcaattactaacatcaaaataatagacttagtttaaaaaatctacttaaacgaagacaaatcagctttggccagaagtgtaatcatttaagcatatgtgcaaagtggttgtaacaaatcagctttggccagaaattgagacaatcactttaattatgcacttgttgagtatgccatc encodes the following:
- the LOC110912471 gene encoding phosphoglycerate mutase-like protein 4 isoform X1, with protein sequence MGALRTWRQLESPAVFLSPLISRHNLLKLSNPNGTNKLLLQRRRHTRYGSISAAPPPPLSVTAVISPMADTNFSTGVERDSVDRSFTEIIVIRHGETEWNAEKRIQGHLDIDLNDVGRQQAVAVAERLSRESKISAVYSSDLKRALETAETIASRCGGLQVIQDPNLRERHLGDLQGLVYSDAPKMKTKAYEALQSHGNDVEIPGGGESLNQLYKRCTNSLQAIGSKHRGERVVVVTHGGVIRALHERASLGTGRRAGRILNVSVNVLHLSDPDKWVIKSWGDVSHLNGAGYLDSGFGGDRTSG
- the LOC110912471 gene encoding phosphoglycerate mutase-like protein 4 isoform X2; translated protein: MGALRTWRQLESPAVFLSPLISRHNLLKLSNPNGTNKLLLQRRRHTRYGSISAAPPPPLSVTAVISPMADTNFSTGVERDSVDRSFTEIIVIRHGETEWNAEKRIQVAERLSRESKISAVYSSDLKRALETAETIASRCGGLQVIQDPNLRERHLGDLQGLVYSDAPKMKTKAYEALQSHGNDVEIPGGGESLNQLYKRCTNSLQAIGSKHRGERVVVVTHGGVIRALHERASLGTGRRAGRILNVSVNVLHLSDPDKWVIKSWGDVSHLNGAGYLDSGFGGDRTSG